A genomic window from Verrucomicrobiia bacterium includes:
- a CDS encoding cytochrome c oxidase subunit 3, with protein MQIPYTTKPRPDTGLYNAKIGLWLFLASEVMLFGGMFSAYILLRVGAPDGLWPRDWLNIPIGTCNTLILIASSISATMAWAACKMGQFSRFKMFHGITILLAVLFLGIKSFEYQDKLHHYWIETKEGQVIDGHLVEKNDKEVVVHGVKTDDAAVLYDRTSAAYKQLLASEGEIKVETADIKRISNYAPRLNTYLGLYWTITGLHALHLIGGILVFAYLWGPGSKMWKTDPDRFTNRVEIAGLYWHFVDLVWVFVFPVLYLF; from the coding sequence ATGCAGATCCCTTACACGACGAAGCCGCGCCCGGACACGGGCCTTTACAACGCCAAGATCGGCCTCTGGCTGTTTCTCGCGTCGGAAGTCATGCTGTTTGGCGGCATGTTCTCCGCCTACATCCTGCTGCGCGTGGGTGCGCCGGACGGACTGTGGCCCCGCGACTGGCTCAACATTCCCATCGGCACCTGCAATACGCTGATCCTGATCGCGTCGAGCATCAGCGCTACGATGGCCTGGGCTGCCTGCAAGATGGGCCAGTTCAGCCGGTTCAAAATGTTCCACGGCATCACCATCCTGCTCGCCGTTCTGTTCCTCGGCATCAAGTCGTTTGAATACCAGGACAAGCTCCACCACTACTGGATTGAAACCAAGGAAGGGCAGGTCATCGACGGCCATCTGGTGGAGAAGAACGACAAGGAAGTCGTGGTGCACGGGGTGAAGACGGATGACGCCGCCGTGCTTTACGATCGCACCAGCGCGGCCTACAAGCAGTTGCTGGCCAGCGAGGGCGAAATCAAGGTGGAAACCGCCGACATCAAGCGCATCAGCAATTACGCGCCCCGGCTGAACACCTACCTCGGACTTTACTGGACGATCACGGGCCTGCACGCACTGCACTTGATCGGCGGCATTCTGGTGTTTGCCTACCTCTGGGGTCCGGGCAGCAAGATGTGGAAGACCGATCCGGACCGTTTTACCAATCGCGTCGAGATCGCCGGTCTTTACTGGCACTTTGTGGATCTGGTTTGGGTCTTCGTGTTCCCGGTGCTATATCTTTTCTAA